The following are encoded in a window of Arvicanthis niloticus isolate mArvNil1 chromosome 1, mArvNil1.pat.X, whole genome shotgun sequence genomic DNA:
- the LOC117718303 gene encoding uncharacterized protein LOC117718303 isoform X1 has product MEKLRKPCGPTVLAMFSRSPSSPSLLPRALPCLKEKTTMTKLQEAVTFRDVAVIFSKEELRLLDAAQRKLYQDVMLETLRNLLAVGSQSPNKIETLHVTGVRCLSLRRLPCCQMTSHNVNKLVRTPEDVIKHSHFLEQCHGGAEQSPWASEDDGSHESLPSNHSSITENQGFLSERAQSSSSKTHLSERHDHWKHCPQTLVKTKSQLLALGVDILSFISHQDNNISHKRAKVHSSSDCDEVIDPVSSLTQDCDHTDQKAYQCSKGQEAFIDSPSQEIHQQVLLGNKSPVHSTHKDTRHSSRVTIQQSVHPGRKRYSCHQRGKAFSQSSALQTHQRVHTREKPYQCDSCGKGFSRSSDLNIHRRVHTGEKLYKCEVCGKGFTKWDHLQTHGRIHTGEKPYKCGDCGKRFSCSWNLHTHQRVHTEEKPYKCDECGKCFSLNFNLHSHQRVHTGEKPYKCEECGKGFSSASSFQRHQRVHTGEKPFVCNVCGKSFSQSSNFQAHKRVHTREKPYRCDVCGKCFTWSLHNHQRVHTGEKPYMCVECGKGFSHASGLQTHQSVHTGKKPFKCNVCQKRFSQSSILQDHERVHTGEKPYKCDTCGKAFSQRSSLQGHKRIHTGEKPFKCEECGKEFRWSSGLSSHQRVHTGEKPYTCRQCGKEFSQVSHFHRHLKIHTTEKT; this is encoded by the exons GAGGCAGTGACATTCAGGGACGTGGCCGTCATCTTCAGTAAGGAGGAGCTGAGGCTGCTGGACGCCGCCCAGAGGAAGCTGTACCaggatgtgatgctggagaccttgAGGAACCTCCTGGCAGTGG GAAGCCAGAGTCCAAACAAGATAGAGACTCTTCATGTGACAGGAGTAAGGTGCCTTTCACTGAGGAGGCTTCCATGCTGTCAAATGACAAGCCATAATGTCAACAAACTGGTCAGAACTCCAGAAGACGTAATAAAGCATTCCCACTTCCTGGAGCAATGCCACGGGGGAGCAGAACAGTCTCCCTGGGCCTCTGAGGATGACGGCTCTCATGAGAGTCTCCCAAGCAACCATTCCAGTATTACTGAAAATCAAGGATTTCTATCTGAGAGAGCTCAGAGTTCTTCAAGTAAAACACATCTTAGTGAGAGACATGACCATTGGAAACACTGTCCTCAGACTCTGGTGAAAACGAAGTCTCAGCTGTTGGCTCTGGGTGTTGATATTCTGAGTTTCATTTCCCATCAAGATAACAATATATCACATAAAAGAGCCAAAGTCCACAGCAGCAGCGACTGTGATGAAGTCATCGATCCCGTGTCCTCCCTCACCCAGGATTGTGATCACACAGATCAGAAGGCCTACCAGTGCAGCAAGGGCCAAGAAGCCTTCATTGACAGCCCCAGTCAGGAGATTCATCAGCAGGTCCTCTTAGGAAACAAGTCCCCTGTACATAGTACACACAAGGACACCAGGCATAGCTCCAGGGTCACCATTCAACAAAGTGTTCATCCAGGAAGAAAGCGCTACTCATGTCACCAGCGTGGCAAGGCTTTCAGTCAAAGCTCAgctcttcagactcaccagagaGTACACACTAGGGAGAAGCCCTACCAGTGTGACAGCTGTGGGAAGGGCTTCAGCCGCAGCTCAGATCTCAACATCCACCGCCgagttcacactggagagaaactttacaaGTGTGAAGTGTGTGGGAAAGGCTTCACAAAGTGGGACCACCTCCAGACCCACGGGAGAattcacacaggagagaagccctataaGTGTGGAGACTGTGGCAAACGCTTCAGCTGTAGCTGGAACCTTCACACCCACCAGAGAGTCCACACTGAGGAGAAACCATACAAGTGTGACGAGTGTGGGAAATGCTTCAGTTTGAACTTCAACCTCCACAGCCATCAGCGGGtccacacaggagagaagccatATAAATGTGAAGAGTGTGGGAAGGGTTTCAGTTCAGCCTCAAGCTTCCAAAGACACCAGCGGGTCCATACAGGGGAGAAGCCATTTGTCTGCAATGTGTGTGGAAAGAGTTTCAGTCAGAGCTCGAATTTTCAGGCCCACAAGAGAGTTCATACCAGGGAAAAACCATAcaggtgtgatgtgtgtgggaaATGTTTTACCTGGAGTCTTCACAATCACCAGAGGgtccacacaggagagaaaccatatatgtgtgtggagtgtgGGAAAGGCTTCAGTCATGCCTCAGGTCTGCAGACTCATCAGAGTGTCCACACAGGCAAGAAACCATTCAAATGCAATGTGTGCCAAAAGAGATTCAGTCAGTCCTCAATCCTCCAGGACCATGAGAGGGTTCACACCGGGGAGAAGCCCTACAAATGTGACacgtgtgggaaagccttcagccAGAGGTCCAGTCTCCAAGGTCATAAGAGAAttcacactggggagaagccATTCAAGTGTGAGGAGTGTGGGAAGGAATTCAGATGGAGCTCAGGGCTTAGTTCCCACCAGAGGgtccacacaggagagaaaccctacaccTGTCGGCAGTGTGGGAAGGAATTCAGTCAGGTCTCACACTTCCACAGACATCTGAAAATCCACACCACAGAGAAAACCTAG
- the LOC117718303 gene encoding uncharacterized protein LOC117718303 isoform X2, translated as MTKLQEAVTFRDVAVIFSKEELRLLDAAQRKLYQDVMLETLRNLLAVGSQSPNKIETLHVTGVRCLSLRRLPCCQMTSHNVNKLVRTPEDVIKHSHFLEQCHGGAEQSPWASEDDGSHESLPSNHSSITENQGFLSERAQSSSSKTHLSERHDHWKHCPQTLVKTKSQLLALGVDILSFISHQDNNISHKRAKVHSSSDCDEVIDPVSSLTQDCDHTDQKAYQCSKGQEAFIDSPSQEIHQQVLLGNKSPVHSTHKDTRHSSRVTIQQSVHPGRKRYSCHQRGKAFSQSSALQTHQRVHTREKPYQCDSCGKGFSRSSDLNIHRRVHTGEKLYKCEVCGKGFTKWDHLQTHGRIHTGEKPYKCGDCGKRFSCSWNLHTHQRVHTEEKPYKCDECGKCFSLNFNLHSHQRVHTGEKPYKCEECGKGFSSASSFQRHQRVHTGEKPFVCNVCGKSFSQSSNFQAHKRVHTREKPYRCDVCGKCFTWSLHNHQRVHTGEKPYMCVECGKGFSHASGLQTHQSVHTGKKPFKCNVCQKRFSQSSILQDHERVHTGEKPYKCDTCGKAFSQRSSLQGHKRIHTGEKPFKCEECGKEFRWSSGLSSHQRVHTGEKPYTCRQCGKEFSQVSHFHRHLKIHTTEKT; from the exons GAGGCAGTGACATTCAGGGACGTGGCCGTCATCTTCAGTAAGGAGGAGCTGAGGCTGCTGGACGCCGCCCAGAGGAAGCTGTACCaggatgtgatgctggagaccttgAGGAACCTCCTGGCAGTGG GAAGCCAGAGTCCAAACAAGATAGAGACTCTTCATGTGACAGGAGTAAGGTGCCTTTCACTGAGGAGGCTTCCATGCTGTCAAATGACAAGCCATAATGTCAACAAACTGGTCAGAACTCCAGAAGACGTAATAAAGCATTCCCACTTCCTGGAGCAATGCCACGGGGGAGCAGAACAGTCTCCCTGGGCCTCTGAGGATGACGGCTCTCATGAGAGTCTCCCAAGCAACCATTCCAGTATTACTGAAAATCAAGGATTTCTATCTGAGAGAGCTCAGAGTTCTTCAAGTAAAACACATCTTAGTGAGAGACATGACCATTGGAAACACTGTCCTCAGACTCTGGTGAAAACGAAGTCTCAGCTGTTGGCTCTGGGTGTTGATATTCTGAGTTTCATTTCCCATCAAGATAACAATATATCACATAAAAGAGCCAAAGTCCACAGCAGCAGCGACTGTGATGAAGTCATCGATCCCGTGTCCTCCCTCACCCAGGATTGTGATCACACAGATCAGAAGGCCTACCAGTGCAGCAAGGGCCAAGAAGCCTTCATTGACAGCCCCAGTCAGGAGATTCATCAGCAGGTCCTCTTAGGAAACAAGTCCCCTGTACATAGTACACACAAGGACACCAGGCATAGCTCCAGGGTCACCATTCAACAAAGTGTTCATCCAGGAAGAAAGCGCTACTCATGTCACCAGCGTGGCAAGGCTTTCAGTCAAAGCTCAgctcttcagactcaccagagaGTACACACTAGGGAGAAGCCCTACCAGTGTGACAGCTGTGGGAAGGGCTTCAGCCGCAGCTCAGATCTCAACATCCACCGCCgagttcacactggagagaaactttacaaGTGTGAAGTGTGTGGGAAAGGCTTCACAAAGTGGGACCACCTCCAGACCCACGGGAGAattcacacaggagagaagccctataaGTGTGGAGACTGTGGCAAACGCTTCAGCTGTAGCTGGAACCTTCACACCCACCAGAGAGTCCACACTGAGGAGAAACCATACAAGTGTGACGAGTGTGGGAAATGCTTCAGTTTGAACTTCAACCTCCACAGCCATCAGCGGGtccacacaggagagaagccatATAAATGTGAAGAGTGTGGGAAGGGTTTCAGTTCAGCCTCAAGCTTCCAAAGACACCAGCGGGTCCATACAGGGGAGAAGCCATTTGTCTGCAATGTGTGTGGAAAGAGTTTCAGTCAGAGCTCGAATTTTCAGGCCCACAAGAGAGTTCATACCAGGGAAAAACCATAcaggtgtgatgtgtgtgggaaATGTTTTACCTGGAGTCTTCACAATCACCAGAGGgtccacacaggagagaaaccatatatgtgtgtggagtgtgGGAAAGGCTTCAGTCATGCCTCAGGTCTGCAGACTCATCAGAGTGTCCACACAGGCAAGAAACCATTCAAATGCAATGTGTGCCAAAAGAGATTCAGTCAGTCCTCAATCCTCCAGGACCATGAGAGGGTTCACACCGGGGAGAAGCCCTACAAATGTGACacgtgtgggaaagccttcagccAGAGGTCCAGTCTCCAAGGTCATAAGAGAAttcacactggggagaagccATTCAAGTGTGAGGAGTGTGGGAAGGAATTCAGATGGAGCTCAGGGCTTAGTTCCCACCAGAGGgtccacacaggagagaaaccctacaccTGTCGGCAGTGTGGGAAGGAATTCAGTCAGGTCTCACACTTCCACAGACATCTGAAAATCCACACCACAGAGAAAACCTAG
- the LOC117718118 gene encoding uncharacterized protein LOC117718118 isoform X1, with protein MEKLRKPCGPTVLAMFSRSPSSPSLLPRALPCLKEKRTMTKLQEAVTFRDVAVVFSEEELRLLDAAQRKLYHDVMLETLRNLLAVGCQSPNKMSPLDPTGIRCLSLGWLPCWKMTGHDVSKLARAPEDIIHTQGKSSHFLEQCHSTCHWGAEEPSQASKNDGCLESLTSGHSSISVHQKFLSGRNQSSWSKTHLNERWNHGKLRLQTPMKSKPELLAPGVNTLGCISHHNNSIPHKGDKTHSSSDCDDVILPVTLLTQHCVYTDQKAYLLGQGPSKGQEAFSDSPSLELYQQSVLGKKSSVCSPHKDTGHSFSIPTQQSTHPGKKSYWCQECGKGFSHSSTLQTHQRVHTGEKPYQCDSCGKGFSRSSDLSIHRRVHTGEKPYKCEVCGKGFTQWAHLQAHGRIHTGEKPYKCGDCGKRFSCSSNLHTHQRVHTEEKPYKCDECGKCFSLSGNLDIHQRVHTGEKPYKCEECGKGFSSASSFQSHQRVHTGEKPFRCDVCGKGFSRSSHFLDHQRIHTGEKPYRCDVCGKRFPWSLSLHSHQSVHTGEKPYKCEECGKGFSHASSLQAHHSVHTGEKPFKCNACQKQFSKASNLQAHQRVHTGEKPYKCDTCGKAFSQRSSLQVHQRIHTGEKPFKCEECGKEFRWSVGLTAHQRVHTGKKPYTCQQCGKSFSQASYFHMHQRVHTG; from the exons ATGGAGAAGCTGAGGAAGCCATGTGGACCGACCGTCCTGGCAATGTTCTCACGAAGCCCTTCCTCCCCCAGCTTGCTTCCCAGAGCCCTGCCTTGtctcaaagagaagagaacaatgaCCAAGTTACAG GAGGCAGTGACATTCAGGGACGTGGCCGTGGTCTTCAGTGAGGAGGAGCTGAGGCTACTGGATGCTGCCCAGAGGAAGCTGTACCatgatgtgatgctggagaccttgAGGAACCTCCTGGCAGTGG gatgccagagTCCAAATAAGATGTCGCCTCTCGACCCAACAGGAATAAGGTGCCTTTCACTAGGGTGGCTTCCATGCTGGAAAATGACAGGCCATGATGTCAGCAAACTGGCCAGAGCTCCAGAAGACATAATACACACTCAAGGAAAGAGTTCTCACTTCCTGGAGCAATGCCACTCCACCTGCCATTGGGGAGCAGAAGAGCCTTCTCAGGCCTCCAAGAATGATGGCTGTCTGGAGAGTCTCACAAGCGGTCATTCCAGCATTAGTGTACATCAGAAATTTCTGTCTGGGAGAAATCAGAGTTCTTGGAGTAAAACTCATCTTAATGAGAGATGGAACCATGGGAAACTCCGTCTCCAGACTCCAATGAAATCTAAGCCAGAGCTGTTGGCTCCAGGTGTTAACACTCTGGGTTGCATTTCCCACCACAATAACAGTATACCACATAAAGGAGACAAAACCCACAGCAGCAGTGACTGTGATGACGTCATCCTTCCCGTGACACTCCTCACTCAGCATTGTGTTTACACAGATCAGAAGGCCTACCTTCTGGGCCAAGGGCCCAGCAAGGGCCAAGAAGCCTTCAGTGACAGCCCCAGTCTGGAACTTTATCAACAGAGCGTCTTAGGAAAGAAGTCTTCTGTATGTAGTCCTCACAAGGACACCGGGCATAGCTTCAGTATTCCCACTCAACAAAGCACTCATCCAGGAAAAAAAAGCTACTGGTGTCAAGAGTGTGGCAAAGGCTTCAGTCACAGCTCAactcttcagactcaccagagaGTGCACACGGGGGAGAAGCCCTACCAGTGTGACAGCTGTGGGAAGGGCTTCAGCCGCAGCTCTGACCTCAGCATCCACCGCCGAgttcacacaggagagaaaccttacaagtgTGAAGTGTGTGGGAAAGGCTTCACGCAGTGGGCACACCTCCAGGCCCACGGGAGAattcacacaggagagaagccatATAAGTGTGGAGACTGTGGCAAACGCTTCAGCTGTAGCTCGAACCTTCACACCCACCAGAGAGTCCACACTGAGGAGAAACCATACAAGTGTGACGAGTGTGGGAAATGCTTCAGCTTAAGTGGCAACCTAGACATCCATCAGCGGGtccacacaggagagaagccatATAAATGTGAAGAGTGTGGGAAGGGTTTCAGTTCAGCCTCAAGCTTCCAAAGCCACCAGCGGGTCCATACAGGGGAGAAGCCCTTTCGCTGTGATGTGTGTGGGAAGGGCTTCAGTCGGAGCTCTCATTTTCTAGATCACCAGAGAATTCACACTGGGGAAAAACCATacagatgtgatgtgtgtgggAAGCGCTTCCCCTGGAGCTTGAGCCTCCATAGTCACCAGagtgtccacacaggagagaaaccatataAGTGTGAGGAGTGTGGGAAAGGCTTCAGTCATGCCTCAAGTCTGCAGgcccatcacagtgtccacactGGTGAAAAACCATTCAAATGCAATGCATGCCAGAAGCAGTTCAGCAAGGCCTCAAACCTCCAGGCCCACCAGCGGGttcacactggggagaagccctACAAATGTGACacgtgtgggaaagccttcagccAGAGGTCCAGTCTCCAAGTCCATCAGAGAAttcacactggggagaagccATTCAAATGTGAGGAGTGTGGGAAGGAATTCAGATGGAGTGTGGGGCTTACTGCTCACCAGAGGGTCCACACGGGAAAGAAACCCTACACGTGTCAGCAGTGTGGGAAAAGTTTCAGTCAGGCCTCGTATTTCCATATGCACCAGAGGGTCCACACTGGATAG
- the LOC117718118 gene encoding uncharacterized protein LOC117718118 isoform X2 — protein sequence MTKLQEAVTFRDVAVVFSEEELRLLDAAQRKLYHDVMLETLRNLLAVGCQSPNKMSPLDPTGIRCLSLGWLPCWKMTGHDVSKLARAPEDIIHTQGKSSHFLEQCHSTCHWGAEEPSQASKNDGCLESLTSGHSSISVHQKFLSGRNQSSWSKTHLNERWNHGKLRLQTPMKSKPELLAPGVNTLGCISHHNNSIPHKGDKTHSSSDCDDVILPVTLLTQHCVYTDQKAYLLGQGPSKGQEAFSDSPSLELYQQSVLGKKSSVCSPHKDTGHSFSIPTQQSTHPGKKSYWCQECGKGFSHSSTLQTHQRVHTGEKPYQCDSCGKGFSRSSDLSIHRRVHTGEKPYKCEVCGKGFTQWAHLQAHGRIHTGEKPYKCGDCGKRFSCSSNLHTHQRVHTEEKPYKCDECGKCFSLSGNLDIHQRVHTGEKPYKCEECGKGFSSASSFQSHQRVHTGEKPFRCDVCGKGFSRSSHFLDHQRIHTGEKPYRCDVCGKRFPWSLSLHSHQSVHTGEKPYKCEECGKGFSHASSLQAHHSVHTGEKPFKCNACQKQFSKASNLQAHQRVHTGEKPYKCDTCGKAFSQRSSLQVHQRIHTGEKPFKCEECGKEFRWSVGLTAHQRVHTGKKPYTCQQCGKSFSQASYFHMHQRVHTG from the exons atgaCCAAGTTACAG GAGGCAGTGACATTCAGGGACGTGGCCGTGGTCTTCAGTGAGGAGGAGCTGAGGCTACTGGATGCTGCCCAGAGGAAGCTGTACCatgatgtgatgctggagaccttgAGGAACCTCCTGGCAGTGG gatgccagagTCCAAATAAGATGTCGCCTCTCGACCCAACAGGAATAAGGTGCCTTTCACTAGGGTGGCTTCCATGCTGGAAAATGACAGGCCATGATGTCAGCAAACTGGCCAGAGCTCCAGAAGACATAATACACACTCAAGGAAAGAGTTCTCACTTCCTGGAGCAATGCCACTCCACCTGCCATTGGGGAGCAGAAGAGCCTTCTCAGGCCTCCAAGAATGATGGCTGTCTGGAGAGTCTCACAAGCGGTCATTCCAGCATTAGTGTACATCAGAAATTTCTGTCTGGGAGAAATCAGAGTTCTTGGAGTAAAACTCATCTTAATGAGAGATGGAACCATGGGAAACTCCGTCTCCAGACTCCAATGAAATCTAAGCCAGAGCTGTTGGCTCCAGGTGTTAACACTCTGGGTTGCATTTCCCACCACAATAACAGTATACCACATAAAGGAGACAAAACCCACAGCAGCAGTGACTGTGATGACGTCATCCTTCCCGTGACACTCCTCACTCAGCATTGTGTTTACACAGATCAGAAGGCCTACCTTCTGGGCCAAGGGCCCAGCAAGGGCCAAGAAGCCTTCAGTGACAGCCCCAGTCTGGAACTTTATCAACAGAGCGTCTTAGGAAAGAAGTCTTCTGTATGTAGTCCTCACAAGGACACCGGGCATAGCTTCAGTATTCCCACTCAACAAAGCACTCATCCAGGAAAAAAAAGCTACTGGTGTCAAGAGTGTGGCAAAGGCTTCAGTCACAGCTCAactcttcagactcaccagagaGTGCACACGGGGGAGAAGCCCTACCAGTGTGACAGCTGTGGGAAGGGCTTCAGCCGCAGCTCTGACCTCAGCATCCACCGCCGAgttcacacaggagagaaaccttacaagtgTGAAGTGTGTGGGAAAGGCTTCACGCAGTGGGCACACCTCCAGGCCCACGGGAGAattcacacaggagagaagccatATAAGTGTGGAGACTGTGGCAAACGCTTCAGCTGTAGCTCGAACCTTCACACCCACCAGAGAGTCCACACTGAGGAGAAACCATACAAGTGTGACGAGTGTGGGAAATGCTTCAGCTTAAGTGGCAACCTAGACATCCATCAGCGGGtccacacaggagagaagccatATAAATGTGAAGAGTGTGGGAAGGGTTTCAGTTCAGCCTCAAGCTTCCAAAGCCACCAGCGGGTCCATACAGGGGAGAAGCCCTTTCGCTGTGATGTGTGTGGGAAGGGCTTCAGTCGGAGCTCTCATTTTCTAGATCACCAGAGAATTCACACTGGGGAAAAACCATacagatgtgatgtgtgtgggAAGCGCTTCCCCTGGAGCTTGAGCCTCCATAGTCACCAGagtgtccacacaggagagaaaccatataAGTGTGAGGAGTGTGGGAAAGGCTTCAGTCATGCCTCAAGTCTGCAGgcccatcacagtgtccacactGGTGAAAAACCATTCAAATGCAATGCATGCCAGAAGCAGTTCAGCAAGGCCTCAAACCTCCAGGCCCACCAGCGGGttcacactggggagaagccctACAAATGTGACacgtgtgggaaagccttcagccAGAGGTCCAGTCTCCAAGTCCATCAGAGAAttcacactggggagaagccATTCAAATGTGAGGAGTGTGGGAAGGAATTCAGATGGAGTGTGGGGCTTACTGCTCACCAGAGGGTCCACACGGGAAAGAAACCCTACACGTGTCAGCAGTGTGGGAAAAGTTTCAGTCAGGCCTCGTATTTCCATATGCACCAGAGGGTCCACACTGGATAG